In Rhododendron vialii isolate Sample 1 chromosome 9a, ASM3025357v1, the following are encoded in one genomic region:
- the LOC131301062 gene encoding beta-hexosaminidase 3-like isoform X3: MPHSVSYGHQVLYMSKDFELRTEGSKYPDASGILKDGFSRLLYVIRASHVVDGNVSDSQQSLVLQGINVLISSADDELQYGIDESYKLSITSSGDPVYAHLEAQTVYGALHGLQTFSQLCQFNFHTRLIEVRQTPWDISDQPRFPYRGLLIDTSRHYLPLPIIKKVVDSMTYTKLNVLHWHIVDSQSFPLEIPSYPKLWNGAYSIPERYTMADAAEVVSYAQRRGINVLAEIDVPGHAQSWGTDYPTLWPSQDCQQPLDVSNEFTFQVIDGILSDLSKVFKFKYVHLGGDEVNTNCWVTTPHVNDWLQKQGMNASQAYEYFVLRAQEIALSHGYECINWEETFRTFGDKLNRKTVVHNWLDVGTAARVVAAGLRCIVSRQDKWYLDHLNTFWPEFYSYEPLTNITDPKQQELVIGGEVCMWGETVDGSDIEQTIWPRAAAAAERLWTPYEKLAKDPAQVIGRLTQFRCLLNQRGVAAAPLTGYGRGAPHEPGTEAGWRRSTRRKKTQ, encoded by the exons TATTGAAGGATGGTTTTTCCAGATTACTTTATGTCATCCGTGCCTCTCACGTCGTTGATGGTAACGTTTCCGATTCTCAGCAGTCTCTTGTGCTCCAGGGAATCAATGTGCTCATTTCCTCAGCCGATGATGAG TTACAATACGGGATTGATGAGTCATACAAGTTATCCATCACTTCAAGTGGAGATCCAGTTTATGCACATCTTGAG GCACAAACAGTTTATGGGGCTCTGCATGGGCTGCAG ACATTCAGCCAACTTTGCCAGTTTAACTTCCATACCAGGCTGATTGAAGTACGTCAAACCCCATGGGACATTAGTGATCAGCCAAGGTTCCCTTATCGAGGGCTCTTAATCG ATACCTCTCGACACTACCTGCCGCTTCCAATTATAAAGAAAGTTGTTGATTCTATGACATACACAAAATTG AATGTACTTCATTGGCACATTGTAGACTCACAGTCTTTCCCTCTAGAGATACCTTCATATCCAAAACTATGGAATGGAGCTTATTCTATTCCAGAAAGATATACAATGGCTGATGCTGCTGAGGTTGTGAG ttATGCTCAGAGACGAGGGATTAATGTATTGGCTGAGATCGACGTCCCAGGACATGCTCAATCCTG GGGGACCGATTATCCTACCCTTTGGCCATCACAGGATTGTCAGCAGCCACTTGATGTCAGCAATGAATTTACCTTCCAAGTAATAGATGGGATTCTTTCAG ATCTCAGTAAGGTCTTCAAATTTAAATATGTCCACTTGGGAGGAGATGAAGTTAATACCA ATTGCTGGGTAACAACTCCTCACGTAAACGACTG GTTGCAGAAGCAAGGAATGAATGCATCCCAAGCCTATGAATACTTTGTCCTACGGGCTCAGGAAATAGCATTATCACATGGATACGAATGCATTAACTG GGAAGAGACCTTCAGAACCTTTGGCGATAAATTAAACCGAAAAACTGTGGTGCACAACTG GCTTGATGTTGGTACTGCGGCGCGAGTGGTTGCAGCAGGGTTGAGGTGCATTGTAAGCCGCCAAGATAAATGGTATTTGGACCATTTGAATACCTTTTGGCCTGAATTCTATTCATATGAACCACTCACTAACATCACAGACCCCAAGCAACAAGAATTGGTTATTGGGGGAGAGGTATGCATGTGGGGTGAAACAGTTGACGGTTCCGATATCGAGCAAACCATATGGCCGCGTGCTGCTGCCGCTGCAG AGAGGCTGTGGACACCATATGAGAAGCTAGCCAAGGATCCTGCCCAAGTCATTGGTAGGTTGACACAATTCAGGTGTTTGCTGAATCAGAGAGGAGTAGCTGCTGCCCCATTGACCGGTTACGGTCGAGGTGCCCCACACGAGCCAG gtaCTGAGGCAGGTTGGAGGCGCAGTACCCGCAGGAAGAAGACGCAGTAG
- the LOC131301063 gene encoding beta-hexosaminidase 3-like isoform X2, whose protein sequence is MGLNSVMVKLVIGILFLGLVFQLVASAVDVDRLNIWPMPQSVSYGHKVLYMSKDFELRTEGSKYPDASGILKDGFSRLLYVINAPHVADGNISHFQQSLVLQGINVLISSANDELQYGIDESYKLSVASSGDPVYAHLEAQTVYGALHGLQTFSQVCHFNFTTRLIEVRQAPWDISDQPRFSYRGLLIDTARHYQPLPMIKKVVDSMSYAKLNVLHWHIVDSQSFPLEIPSYPKLWNGAYSISERYTMADAAEVVSYAQRRGINVLAEIDVPGHAQSWGADYPTLWPSKDCQQPLDVSNEFTFQVIDGILSDFSKVFKFKFVHLGGDEVNTSCWVTTPHVRNWLKKQGMNASQAYEYFVLRAQKIALSHGYECVNWEETFNNFGNKLNQKTVVHNWLGGGVAKRVVAAGLRCIVSNQDKWYLDHLDTSWSEFYSNEPLTNITNPKQQELVIGGEVCMWGETVDSSDIEQTIWPRAAAAAERLWTPYDKLAKDPRQVTGRLAHFRCLLNQRGVAAAPLAAPGRGAPREPGSCNMQ, encoded by the exons AT GGGTTTAAATTCTGTGATGGTGAAGCTGGTGATCGGAATCCTTTTTCTTGGCCTTGTTTTCCAGTTAGTGGCGTCTGCTGTAGATGTTGACCGCCTAAACATATGGCCGATGCCACAATCAGTGAGCTATGGGCATAAAGTTTTATACATGAGTAAGGACTTTGAGCTAAGAACTGAAGGAAGCAAGTATCCTGATGCTTCCGGTATATTGAAGGATGGGTTTTCCAGATTACTTTATGTCATCAATGCCCCTCATGTTGCCGATGGTAACATTTCCCATTTTCAGCAGTCTCTTGTGCTTCAGGGAATTAATGTGCTCATTTCCTCAGCCAATGATGAG TTACAATACGGGATTGATGAGTCATACAAGTTATCTGTCGCTTCAAGTGGAGATCCAGTTTATGCACATCTTGAG GCACAAACAGTTTATGGGGCTCTGCATGGGCTGCAG ACATTCAGCCAAGTTTGCCATTTTAACTTCACTACCAGGCTGATTGAAGTACGTCAAGCCCCATGGGACATTAGTGATCAGCCAAGGTTCTCTTATCGAGGGCTCTTAATTG ATACAGCTCGACACTACCAGCCACTTCCAATGATAAAGAAAGTTGTTGATTCTATGTCATACGCAAAATTG AATGTACTACATTGGCACATTGTGGATTCACAATCTTTTCCCCTGGAGATACCTTCATATCCCAAACTATGGAATGGAGCTTATTCTatttcagaaagatatacaatGGCTGATGCTGCTGAGGTTGTGAG TTATGCTCAGAGACGAGGGATTAATGTATTGGCTGAAATTGACGTCCCAGGACATGCTCAATCCTG GGGGGCCGATTATCCTACCCTTTGGCCATCAAAGGATTGTCAGCAGCCACTTGATGTCAGCAATGAATTTACCTTCCAAGTAATAGATGGGATTCTTTCAG ATTTCAGTAAGgtcttcaaatttaaatttgtcCACTTGGGCGGAGATGAAGTTAATACCA GTTGCTGGGTAACAACTCCTCATGTGAGGAACTG GTTGAAGAAGCAAGGAATGAATGCATCCCAAGCCTATGAATACTTTGTCCTACGAGCTCAGAAAATAGCATTATCACATGGATACGAATGTGTTAACTG GGAAGAGACCTTCAACAACTTTGGCAATAAGTTAAACCAAAAAACTGTGGTGCACAACTG GCTCGGGGGTGGTGTTGCGAAGCGAGTGGTTGCAGCAGGGTTGAGGTGCATTGTAAGCAACCAAGATAAATGGTATTTGGACCACTTGGATACCTCATGGTCTGAATTCTATTCAAATGAACCACTCACTAACATCACAAACCCCAAGCAACAAGAATTGGTTATTGGGGGAGAGGTATGCATGTGGGGTGAAACAGTTGACAGTTCCGATATCGAGCAAACCATATGGCCgcgtgctgctgctgctgcag AGAGGCTGTGGACACCTTATGACAAGCTAGCCAAGGATCCTAGGCAAGTCACTGGAAGGTTAGCACACTTCAGGTGTTTGTTGAATCAGAGAGGAGTAGCTGCTGCCCCATTGGCCGCACCCGGTCGAGGTGCCCCACGGGAGCCAGGTTCCTGCAACATGCAATAA
- the LOC131301063 gene encoding beta-hexosaminidase 3-like isoform X1, protein MSGLNSVMVKLVIGILFLGLVFQLVASAVDVDRLNIWPMPQSVSYGHKVLYMSKDFELRTEGSKYPDASGILKDGFSRLLYVINAPHVADGNISHFQQSLVLQGINVLISSANDELQYGIDESYKLSVASSGDPVYAHLEAQTVYGALHGLQTFSQVCHFNFTTRLIEVRQAPWDISDQPRFSYRGLLIDTARHYQPLPMIKKVVDSMSYAKLNVLHWHIVDSQSFPLEIPSYPKLWNGAYSISERYTMADAAEVVSYAQRRGINVLAEIDVPGHAQSWGADYPTLWPSKDCQQPLDVSNEFTFQVIDGILSDFSKVFKFKFVHLGGDEVNTSCWVTTPHVRNWLKKQGMNASQAYEYFVLRAQKIALSHGYECVNWEETFNNFGNKLNQKTVVHNWLGGGVAKRVVAAGLRCIVSNQDKWYLDHLDTSWSEFYSNEPLTNITNPKQQELVIGGEVCMWGETVDSSDIEQTIWPRAAAAAERLWTPYDKLAKDPRQVTGRLAHFRCLLNQRGVAAAPLAAPGRGAPREPGSCNMQ, encoded by the exons ATGTC GGGTTTAAATTCTGTGATGGTGAAGCTGGTGATCGGAATCCTTTTTCTTGGCCTTGTTTTCCAGTTAGTGGCGTCTGCTGTAGATGTTGACCGCCTAAACATATGGCCGATGCCACAATCAGTGAGCTATGGGCATAAAGTTTTATACATGAGTAAGGACTTTGAGCTAAGAACTGAAGGAAGCAAGTATCCTGATGCTTCCGGTATATTGAAGGATGGGTTTTCCAGATTACTTTATGTCATCAATGCCCCTCATGTTGCCGATGGTAACATTTCCCATTTTCAGCAGTCTCTTGTGCTTCAGGGAATTAATGTGCTCATTTCCTCAGCCAATGATGAG TTACAATACGGGATTGATGAGTCATACAAGTTATCTGTCGCTTCAAGTGGAGATCCAGTTTATGCACATCTTGAG GCACAAACAGTTTATGGGGCTCTGCATGGGCTGCAG ACATTCAGCCAAGTTTGCCATTTTAACTTCACTACCAGGCTGATTGAAGTACGTCAAGCCCCATGGGACATTAGTGATCAGCCAAGGTTCTCTTATCGAGGGCTCTTAATTG ATACAGCTCGACACTACCAGCCACTTCCAATGATAAAGAAAGTTGTTGATTCTATGTCATACGCAAAATTG AATGTACTACATTGGCACATTGTGGATTCACAATCTTTTCCCCTGGAGATACCTTCATATCCCAAACTATGGAATGGAGCTTATTCTatttcagaaagatatacaatGGCTGATGCTGCTGAGGTTGTGAG TTATGCTCAGAGACGAGGGATTAATGTATTGGCTGAAATTGACGTCCCAGGACATGCTCAATCCTG GGGGGCCGATTATCCTACCCTTTGGCCATCAAAGGATTGTCAGCAGCCACTTGATGTCAGCAATGAATTTACCTTCCAAGTAATAGATGGGATTCTTTCAG ATTTCAGTAAGgtcttcaaatttaaatttgtcCACTTGGGCGGAGATGAAGTTAATACCA GTTGCTGGGTAACAACTCCTCATGTGAGGAACTG GTTGAAGAAGCAAGGAATGAATGCATCCCAAGCCTATGAATACTTTGTCCTACGAGCTCAGAAAATAGCATTATCACATGGATACGAATGTGTTAACTG GGAAGAGACCTTCAACAACTTTGGCAATAAGTTAAACCAAAAAACTGTGGTGCACAACTG GCTCGGGGGTGGTGTTGCGAAGCGAGTGGTTGCAGCAGGGTTGAGGTGCATTGTAAGCAACCAAGATAAATGGTATTTGGACCACTTGGATACCTCATGGTCTGAATTCTATTCAAATGAACCACTCACTAACATCACAAACCCCAAGCAACAAGAATTGGTTATTGGGGGAGAGGTATGCATGTGGGGTGAAACAGTTGACAGTTCCGATATCGAGCAAACCATATGGCCgcgtgctgctgctgctgcag AGAGGCTGTGGACACCTTATGACAAGCTAGCCAAGGATCCTAGGCAAGTCACTGGAAGGTTAGCACACTTCAGGTGTTTGTTGAATCAGAGAGGAGTAGCTGCTGCCCCATTGGCCGCACCCGGTCGAGGTGCCCCACGGGAGCCAGGTTCCTGCAACATGCAATAA
- the LOC131301063 gene encoding beta-hexosaminidase 3-like isoform X3 produces MVKLVIGILFLGLVFQLVASAVDVDRLNIWPMPQSVSYGHKVLYMSKDFELRTEGSKYPDASGILKDGFSRLLYVINAPHVADGNISHFQQSLVLQGINVLISSANDELQYGIDESYKLSVASSGDPVYAHLEAQTVYGALHGLQTFSQVCHFNFTTRLIEVRQAPWDISDQPRFSYRGLLIDTARHYQPLPMIKKVVDSMSYAKLNVLHWHIVDSQSFPLEIPSYPKLWNGAYSISERYTMADAAEVVSYAQRRGINVLAEIDVPGHAQSWGADYPTLWPSKDCQQPLDVSNEFTFQVIDGILSDFSKVFKFKFVHLGGDEVNTSCWVTTPHVRNWLKKQGMNASQAYEYFVLRAQKIALSHGYECVNWEETFNNFGNKLNQKTVVHNWLGGGVAKRVVAAGLRCIVSNQDKWYLDHLDTSWSEFYSNEPLTNITNPKQQELVIGGEVCMWGETVDSSDIEQTIWPRAAAAAERLWTPYDKLAKDPRQVTGRLAHFRCLLNQRGVAAAPLAAPGRGAPREPGSCNMQ; encoded by the exons ATGGTGAAGCTGGTGATCGGAATCCTTTTTCTTGGCCTTGTTTTCCAGTTAGTGGCGTCTGCTGTAGATGTTGACCGCCTAAACATATGGCCGATGCCACAATCAGTGAGCTATGGGCATAAAGTTTTATACATGAGTAAGGACTTTGAGCTAAGAACTGAAGGAAGCAAGTATCCTGATGCTTCCGGTATATTGAAGGATGGGTTTTCCAGATTACTTTATGTCATCAATGCCCCTCATGTTGCCGATGGTAACATTTCCCATTTTCAGCAGTCTCTTGTGCTTCAGGGAATTAATGTGCTCATTTCCTCAGCCAATGATGAG TTACAATACGGGATTGATGAGTCATACAAGTTATCTGTCGCTTCAAGTGGAGATCCAGTTTATGCACATCTTGAG GCACAAACAGTTTATGGGGCTCTGCATGGGCTGCAG ACATTCAGCCAAGTTTGCCATTTTAACTTCACTACCAGGCTGATTGAAGTACGTCAAGCCCCATGGGACATTAGTGATCAGCCAAGGTTCTCTTATCGAGGGCTCTTAATTG ATACAGCTCGACACTACCAGCCACTTCCAATGATAAAGAAAGTTGTTGATTCTATGTCATACGCAAAATTG AATGTACTACATTGGCACATTGTGGATTCACAATCTTTTCCCCTGGAGATACCTTCATATCCCAAACTATGGAATGGAGCTTATTCTatttcagaaagatatacaatGGCTGATGCTGCTGAGGTTGTGAG TTATGCTCAGAGACGAGGGATTAATGTATTGGCTGAAATTGACGTCCCAGGACATGCTCAATCCTG GGGGGCCGATTATCCTACCCTTTGGCCATCAAAGGATTGTCAGCAGCCACTTGATGTCAGCAATGAATTTACCTTCCAAGTAATAGATGGGATTCTTTCAG ATTTCAGTAAGgtcttcaaatttaaatttgtcCACTTGGGCGGAGATGAAGTTAATACCA GTTGCTGGGTAACAACTCCTCATGTGAGGAACTG GTTGAAGAAGCAAGGAATGAATGCATCCCAAGCCTATGAATACTTTGTCCTACGAGCTCAGAAAATAGCATTATCACATGGATACGAATGTGTTAACTG GGAAGAGACCTTCAACAACTTTGGCAATAAGTTAAACCAAAAAACTGTGGTGCACAACTG GCTCGGGGGTGGTGTTGCGAAGCGAGTGGTTGCAGCAGGGTTGAGGTGCATTGTAAGCAACCAAGATAAATGGTATTTGGACCACTTGGATACCTCATGGTCTGAATTCTATTCAAATGAACCACTCACTAACATCACAAACCCCAAGCAACAAGAATTGGTTATTGGGGGAGAGGTATGCATGTGGGGTGAAACAGTTGACAGTTCCGATATCGAGCAAACCATATGGCCgcgtgctgctgctgctgcag AGAGGCTGTGGACACCTTATGACAAGCTAGCCAAGGATCCTAGGCAAGTCACTGGAAGGTTAGCACACTTCAGGTGTTTGTTGAATCAGAGAGGAGTAGCTGCTGCCCCATTGGCCGCACCCGGTCGAGGTGCCCCACGGGAGCCAGGTTCCTGCAACATGCAATAA